The following are encoded in a window of Castanea sativa cultivar Marrone di Chiusa Pesio chromosome 5, ASM4071231v1 genomic DNA:
- the LOC142636467 gene encoding putative LRR receptor-like serine/threonine-protein kinase At1g56130, with protein sequence MAAEGIVYEAENSAFFGAAWYHVTDTEKWAVSNVGLFENNSYVQNTSAQVIATNTPELYQTSRVSPGSLRYYGLGLHNGLYNVSLFFAETGLDDPSSQTWMSRARSVFDIYIQGSLEFKDFDISKEAGGVERALQKIFKANVSENYLEIHLFWAGKDTCCIPVQGHYGPLISAIHVVSDFVSNVTGIPPSNRGKKSRLGLIVGIAVPVGVVSLIFIFAVFCMKRKQQHNNEDELLGIGLRPNIFSYAELRSATDDFNPSKKLGEGGFGPVFKGTLSDGRIVAVKQLSVASHQGKSQFVTEISTISAVQHRNLVKLNGCCIEGDRRLLVYEYLENGSLDQALFGKSKLHLDWPTRFNVCLGTAKGLAYLHEESRPRIVH encoded by the exons ATGGCTGCTGAGGGTATAGTGTACGAGGCCGAAAACTCAGCATTCTTTGGTGCAGCATGGTATCATGTAACTGATACAGAAAAATGGGCAGTCAGCAATGTGGGGTTGTTTGAAAATAATAGTTATGTTCAAAACACTTCGGCACAAGTCATTGCAACTAACACCCCAGAACTTTACCAAACTTCAAGGGTGTCCCCAGGATCACTTAGATACTATGGCCTAGGTCTTCATAATGGTCTTTATAATGTCAGCTTGTTTTTTGCGGAAACTGGTCTTGATGATCCAAGCTCTCAAACTTGGATGAGTCGAGCGAGGAGTGTATTCGATATCTACATTCAG GGTAGTCTAGAATTTAAGGACTTTGACATATCAAAGGAGGCAGGGGGCGTTGAGAGAGCACTCCAGAAGATTTTTAAGGCTAATGTGTCAGAGAATTATCTTGAAATTCATCTATTTTGGGCTGGTAAGGACACTTGTTGCATACCTGTACAAGGTCATTATGGGCCACTAATTTCAGCCATTCATGTTGTTTCAG ATTTTGTATCTAATGTTACTGGGATTCCTCCAAGCAATCGAGGAAAGAAAAGCAGGTTGGGTTTGATTGTAGGAATTGCAGTCCCGGTAGGAGTCGTGAGCTTGATTTTCATATTTGCAGTTTTCTGCATGAAGAGAAAACAACAGCACAATAATGAGGACG AGCTTCTTGGAATAGGCCTCCGACCAAACATTTTCAGTTATGCTGAGCTGAGAAGTGCGACTGATGACTTCAACCCTTCAAAAAAGTTAGGGGAGGGAGGATTTGGACCTGTTTTCAAG GGCACACTATCTGATGGGAGGATTGTAGCTGTGAAGCAATTATCGGTGGCATCTCACCAAGGGAAGAGTCAATTTGTAACTGAAATTTCTACCATATCTGCGGTGCAACATCGTAACCTTGTGAAACTAAACGGATGCTGCATTGAGGGAGATAGGCGCCTTCTTGTTTATGAATATCTTGAAAATGGAAGCCTTGATCAGGCACTATTTG GAAAAAGTAAGTTGCATCTTGATTGGCCTACTCGCTTCAATGTTTGTTTGGGAACTGCAAAAGGACTAGCTTATCTCCATGAAGAGTCAAGGCCAAGGATTGTACATTGA
- the LOC142635535 gene encoding uncharacterized protein LOC142635535, whose product MAQIDTPIIVFSKEDARRLHHPHDDALIVSIQMRIKRERLVPTNTPLVGFGGTRVYPLGVVTLPVIVGDYLQQITKDVTFLIVDWLSAYNAILGRPTLNLWKTVTSTYHLMIKFPTKY is encoded by the exons ATGGCGCAAATCGATACCCCCATAATTGTATTCTCGAAGGAGGATGCTCGACGTCTCCATCACCCACATGACGATGCGCTTATTGTTAGCATACAG ATGAGAATTAAGAGAGAACGATTGGTTCCGACTAACACCCCACTCGTTGGGTTCGGAGGAACAAGAGTATACCCCCTTGGCGTGGTCACATTACCTGTAATAGTTGGTGATTACCTTCAGCAGATCACTAAGGATGTTACATTCCTTATTGTCGACTGGTTATCTGCCTACAATGCCATCTTAGGTCGACCTACTCTCAACTTGTGGAAGACCGTAACTTcgacctaccatctgatgatcaaatTCCCCACCAAGTACTGA